A stretch of the Vidua chalybeata isolate OUT-0048 chromosome W unlocalized genomic scaffold, bVidCha1 merged haplotype SUPER_W_unloc_5, whole genome shotgun sequence genome encodes the following:
- the LOC128782934 gene encoding olfactory receptor 14J1-like isoform X2, with product MSNSSSISHFLLLALAETRQLQLLHFCLLLGISLAALLGNGLIISAVACGHHLHTPMFFFLLNLALSDLGSICTTVPKAMHNSLWDTSTISYKGCAVQVFLIIFFLRTEFSLLTIMCYDRYVSICKPLHYGTLLGSRACAHMAAAAGASAFLTVLMHTANTFSLPLCHGNALSQFFCEIPQILKLSCSKSYLRKFGLIAISACLSSVCFVFIVFSYVQIFRAVLRIPSEQGRHKAFSTCLPHLAVVSLFVSTALFSYLKPPSMSSPSLDLSLSVLYSVVPPALNPLIYSLRNQELKAAVWRLMTGWFREH from the coding sequence atgtccaacagcagctccatcagccacttcctcctgctggcactggcagagacgcggcagctgcagctcctgcacttctgcctcttgctgggcatctccctggctgccctcctgggcaacgGCCTCATCATCAGCGCCGTAGCCTGcggccaccacctgcacacgcccatgttcttcttcctgctcaacctggccctcagcgacctgggctccatctgcaccactgtccccaaagccatgcacaattccctctgggacaccagcaccatctcctacAAAGGATGTGCTGTTCAAGTTTTTCTGATTATCTTCTTCCTTAGAACAGAGTTTTCCCTCCTGACCATCATGTGCTACGACCGCTACGTGTCCAtctgcaaacccctgcactacgggaccctcctgggcagcagagcttgtgcccacatggcagcagctgccgggGCCAGTGCCTTTCTCACTGTTCTCATGCACACGGCcaatacattttccctgcccctgtgccatggcaatGCCCTCAgccagttcttctgtgaaatcccaCAGATCCTCAAGCTCTCCTGTTCCAAATCCTATCTCAGGAAATTTGGCCTCATTGCCATTAGTGCCTGTTTATcatctgtttgttttgtgttcattgttttctcctatgtgcagatcttcagggctgtgctgaggatcccctctgagcagggacgGCACAAAGCTttttccacctgcctccctcacctggccGTGGTCTCTCTGTTTGTCAGCACTGCATTGTTCAGCTACCTGAAGCCCCCCTCCatgtcctccccatccctggatctgTCCCTGTCAGTTTTGTACTCGGTGGTGCCTCCAGCTCTGAACCCCCTCATCTACAGCCTGAGGAACCAGGAGCTCaaggctgcagtgtggagaCTGATGACTGGATGGTTTCGGGAACATTAA
- the LOC128782934 gene encoding olfactory receptor 14C36-like isoform X1, with protein MGADCASSPLGHLEASNKGAHVQPQQMSNSSSISHFLLLALAETRQLQLLHFCLLLGISLAALLGNGLIISAVACGHHLHTPMFFFLLNLALSDLGSICTTVPKAMHNSLWDTSTISYKGCAVQVFLIIFFLRTEFSLLTIMCYDRYVSICKPLHYGTLLGSRACAHMAAAAGASAFLTVLMHTANTFSLPLCHGNALSQFFCEIPQILKLSCSKSYLRKFGLIAISACLSSVCFVFIVFSYVQIFRAVLRIPSEQGRHKAFSTCLPHLAVVSLFVSTALFSYLKPPSMSSPSLDLSLSVLYSVVPPALNPLIYSLRNQELKAAVWRLMTGWFREH; from the exons ATGG GAGCCGATTGTGCCTCATCCCCACTGGGACACCTGGAAGCTTCCAATAAAG GTGCCcatgtgcagccacagcaaatgtccaacagcagctccatcagccacttcctcctgctggcactggcagagacgcggcagctgcagctcctgcacttctgcctcttgctgggcatctccctggctgccctcctgggcaacgGCCTCATCATCAGCGCCGTAGCCTGcggccaccacctgcacacgcccatgttcttcttcctgctcaacctggccctcagcgacctgggctccatctgcaccactgtccccaaagccatgcacaattccctctgggacaccagcaccatctcctacAAAGGATGTGCTGTTCAAGTTTTTCTGATTATCTTCTTCCTTAGAACAGAGTTTTCCCTCCTGACCATCATGTGCTACGACCGCTACGTGTCCAtctgcaaacccctgcactacgggaccctcctgggcagcagagcttgtgcccacatggcagcagctgccgggGCCAGTGCCTTTCTCACTGTTCTCATGCACACGGCcaatacattttccctgcccctgtgccatggcaatGCCCTCAgccagttcttctgtgaaatcccaCAGATCCTCAAGCTCTCCTGTTCCAAATCCTATCTCAGGAAATTTGGCCTCATTGCCATTAGTGCCTGTTTATcatctgtttgttttgtgttcattgttttctcctatgtgcagatcttcagggctgtgctgaggatcccctctgagcagggacgGCACAAAGCTttttccacctgcctccctcacctggccGTGGTCTCTCTGTTTGTCAGCACTGCATTGTTCAGCTACCTGAAGCCCCCCTCCatgtcctccccatccctggatctgTCCCTGTCAGTTTTGTACTCGGTGGTGCCTCCAGCTCTGAACCCCCTCATCTACAGCCTGAGGAACCAGGAGCTCaaggctgcagtgtggagaCTGATGACTGGATGGTTTCGGGAACATTAA